The sequence ACAATCATTTCTTTCACACCTTCTGTTTGTTtcctgagaaaaaaaaaaaaaaaaattgctttatgTATTTCGATTGCTTTCATTGTGGAGCTGTAAAATTATGTTTGGATTCCCTGAAAATTTaaatggaaacaaaaagctCGACGATTTTTCGAATAATTAACTTGCATTGAACTTGGTTAATTAGTTCTTGATTGATTAAAATTGCAGGACCAGTATATATTGCATACTGCTGAATCTCAGAACATTTCGCTTCCATTTGCTTGCAGGCACGGTATTAATTATTCCCTAATCTGCAATATTAGTAGCAataatatatacgtatatattccCACTAAATGCAGTcataatgaaattattttgcATGGTAAATGTTTTAgaggatttgaaaattttgcataATGTCCACTTACTCTTTAGCCGAGAAAGAGTGGTATTAACCATAGTTTAAGCTTGTCAGTTGCAAAAGGAGTATGAGATTCCATCTCATAGTCATAGAGTGAAACCCTAGTGGAGATCTTGTTCCAAAAATAATGTTCTCTAGGTGAggaatttctaaaattagaGAATTAGCTTTGGATGTTGACAAAAACTAGTTATAGATGATCTGGTCAACATGATTAATCAAATGTACAAGTCCAAAAATTAGTTACTATGTGAGCAGGATTTGAGGTTATACAAGGAATATGACTTAGCTGGAGGGGTTGAAATTAACATAGGATTCATTAGGGATGGTTCGTAACTAGAAATGACGTGGTATCTCGTCCTTCTCAAAGGTGGGCTGTGGAGCAAACAATGTTATCTCCCTTAATGTGTTGGCATTGTTCCTGCCCCTGCAACCCCCTTGTACTGCTGAAGAAAACCTCAAGTCATCTAGTGATTCTAGATATGCAATAGTACAGGAAATCATGAAGCTTCtcattttctttctatatgaaCTCTGCTATCACTTGGAATTTTCTATCTTAAGGGTTGCATTCTCTTAGGGAGGGCAgcctaaaaattttgaaatacatTAATGCCTGACCTTggaaccaaaaaacaaaacactgGTTTTGCAACCTCAAGCACATTTATCTTTATCTCTTGTGCTGGACAATAAACTGGTCTGAGGGGAATGATGATCTGGCATCATTCATGATGAGTTAGGCTTGTATGCATTAGGCTTTCATGAATCATGAAAGCAATGTAAAAAGCAGTTCCTCATAGATTGGTTGTTCAACATCTAGGAGCATTTCAACTAGTCTCAGAAATTTGAATGCAAGCCGAAGTGGTAAGTGTTGCTTATGTTTTATTGCGCGGCGTTTGGAAgcaaattcattatttttctcTGTATTTTGATGAATTGACACTAGGTTGATCAGCTAAATCAAATGCTGCTTTCTTAGATCTGCTGTTAATGAACCTTTTAtcttaatttgtttcttttcttgtcaCTTTTTTCCCTCTCTAGGATCAGCTATTGCTATTACTGTAGACTATGCTACTGGTCTCTCTCATCCTTTTTGAGAAGCTGTTTCACTTGACAGGTTGCTGCACCAGCTGTGCCGTGCGCATAAAATCTGGAGAAATTAGGCAGCCTAATGCACTAGGCATATCTGCTGAATTAAAATCAAAGGCATGTATCATAACTTTATATCGCAGTGAAAGTTTGACTTAAAATGCAAAGGCATGAAGAAAAGCCATTTGAAAAGGACATAAACAATTACGCAAATAAACAGTAGAacaaaagattaaaagaaagTATTTTTCATGAGAACCAAGTCTTGTAACTTAGAGCAGTAACAGTTTTCTGATGTCCATACTTGTAGGCTAATTAGTTCGAAGTGGAAGATCGATCATTTGAGAATAACATTTGCTTAAGTTTGCAAGTATGGGTTGCAtaaggtggtggtggtgttatAATACTGTGCTTTTTTGATGCAAAACTGGATAGAATACAATTTCAGGAGTGTCCTATGTTTTTACATTTtgtctaaatttatattttctgaaGTTTTGAGAAAGAGAAGACATAATAAGAGACAAATGAAAAATGTCATTCCCATATCCAGATTTattgcaaatataatttcttgGTTTACACAGTTGGGAAGTTTTGGGATCTTAATTctcctttaaaaaatattaaaaataaagtttctctatttttcttccCCTCTTCTTTCCTATGTTCTTAATATAATTTGTGCATTTATCTTGCTAGCTAGTAGTTCATCATGGAAAATTTTGATGTTGTATGCTAAATTGACAAAATTTATGTCAATTTTCTTCGTGATTCAGGGGTATGCACTTCTTTGTGTTGGTTTCCCCACCTCTGATCTTGAAGTAGAAACACAAGACGAGGATGAGGTAAATACAAACTTGCTATCATTCACGTACAGAGAATGATGTTTAGCaattttatgtgttaaatagaaaaaagaaaaaccattcCATTTAACACTGACTACTTAATTTGGCAACAAATAATCTGTGCCTTCCTTTGCTAAAGAATACTTGCAACATATGTTATAAGAGATTGAGAGTAACTGAGGTACCCACCAAGTAGTCATACTGGTATAGGAGATCTAACCAAGCAATCATGATAGCTGAAAGAAATTTCTTAGGAGTTCTGAAATACATTTGTTTTTGAATTGTCTTTCCCTTCAACTGGTCATGCAACTCTGAACTGCTTTGTAAATACAGGTGTATTGGCTTCAATTTGGAAGATACTTTGCGCGAGGACCAATTGTAAGTTCTGAATCTATAAACTCCCAAAATATTTACTGTGAAGTGGTCAAAATGGAGGAATGGTATTTTCAAGTTCTCTTACTTCTACAATGTGCTTGTACTACAGGATAGAGACGACTACGCATTGGAGTTAGCCATGGGTGACGAATAAGCAAATGTAGGGTTTTGATTTTGGAGTTAGGATCTATGAAATGAAATTTGCAGTTTGTATTTTGCTGCAGTTCCTCCCCTGTATTCTCTCTGATTTATATTGTATTCTCTGGACACTGCACATTCAATGCCATATATGATTGGCCAGCAAATTGGATAGTGTCATTTGTGAATGTATCTTTCCTCATGCTAGTCCATCAATAGATCATATTATTGTGAATAAACTTTAATTGTTACATTATTGCCTACTCGAAAAATCAACAcaatttatattgtatatatatatatatataatggtgaTCAGCAATATAAGGAAAAATCTATTGTCCTTTAAGGAGTACGTTCTATAGCCTGTATTACATTGGTGGCAAGGATCCATGTGTTCGGATCCCGTTAATGTGTTAGAGGCGGGATACTCCTTTCGGGAGTAACCCAAATATGTCCACAATACGCCGAAAAGGTCATTTTTTCATGGAGTCCAAAGAGGCCACAGAGCCATTGGCAAAATGTTAgcttaagcaaaaataaaagttttaccttttttttctttttctttttttcattttttcgtgGAAAAGGAATAGGTTTTCCTACAAGCCCATAAGCTCACCGGCAAAATTTAACTGTCTAAAttacacaaaataatttttacatatgTCTTAGTGTTTCCATTTCTTTTAACTATGCACCATGTGAAGTTACTCATGGTCATAGATGTCTATGGAAAAAATTTCTCGAGCCTTCCACCATAAGAACTTAAATCACTTTATACAATATGAGTTTTGTATGATTATCAATTATAAATGTTAGGGAACTTCAAATTAAGTTAAATATacaaatcttttatatatatatatatatatatatatatatgtatgtataatataaaattcaacaaaatatctCATATATTCAATTAAGGGCATATTTCACAAATCGTATCCTTTGCACCTCCCTATATGGGTCTTTTagatatggtaaaaaaatttgtacagggataaaaattttacatggcacgataattgaataaaaatccataaaatactataaatattcGAGTTTGTCTTACCAATATCAAATCTATAACAATGTTAATATGATAAAAGATATAACAATGTCAAaacgataaaaaaatattaattaatagattGTTAATAATGAAACATGATCTGTTAACAcgtttagaaaaatattttgataatataaattatatttattaaatatttattacttatcCATATTGtcttatatgtaatattttaatttttcgttttaatatttaattttgtaaatataattatttttttatactacTAACCATTAGTTAAATATACTttggaattaattattttgattttaatattttactattattattcttattattactttattttatttataagaaaatttcatattaaactTAATATGTTGAATGGATTACTAACGgattatatgataaattaataaatagatttgggtttccttattcaaacaaaaacttATTGGATCAGTATCACGATcatgaaagaaaacaaacacaTTAAAAGCTTTAGGTTTTTGCTTTGCAGTATCTTTTAACATTCATCTACTTAGATCAcattgtcttttattttgtttttttcaggtTAAATTACATGCTTTCCCTCCGTTGTCAAATATCCCTACGAAATGAAAATTGTCCCATTATTAAGACTCTCTTGTAAATTAATTTGGTAGATTTTAAAGTACTGaatctctttgtcatatgtaCTAGCTTTATGTTCAATAATTATCACTATGAAATTACGTCTTATTCAGATAACTTTGGCATAACTCAATATATCACCATCGCCCATGTGGAGGGTCTAACTGcagacaaagaaaagaaaaaacgaaaaaaaaacaaaacaaaaaagctgGGGGCCAAACTTTCTATCTCTATCATATATGTTTCTTAATATACCACCATTTACCATAGATTTCCATGTTTCAAATGCAATAGACCTTCGAATTTAAAGCATTCAATTCTATGCCtcaatttacaaattattttaaaattagacTGATGTGAAacagtttataaattttaaattctaatatataatatatctaaaCAACAtgatactaaaataaaattaatcctAGAATATGTAAAATAACTTGATCTTTCCTGCTCTTGTAAGTTTGCTGCAAAACATGGAATATGACTTTGATCAATGCtcatcaaaaatcaaaaagaaaatagaaaaagaacaggaaaaaataaagtatCCAAGAATAGTTGTTTAGTGTTTGCCAGACCACAAAACATTGTTGCATCATTCTTTGatatgatataaaaattaaGTGAAACGGTTACCAAATCTTGTCTTGTCttgtcatcttttttttttttccccccctcctTTTCTCAGATTAGGAATCTAAATAATGTTCCTTTTGAATTTTCATGGACAAGTTTGCATGCATAGTACGTTTTTCCATGTCTGTTCTTATATGAACATAAATTCATCAAAGATTTTGTCAAGAATTTTAGTAAAACTTTATTTAATCTGGACAAAGATttctgtagaattttttttcgGTAATAGAtttctttataatttgaatGACAAATCTGTGCATTTATATATCTGAGGGTGACAGACAGACtatgttatataaaatattagacAAGATTTCTGTCTGTAAATGACATCTATATGAATTAATGATACTAATTTCCAAGATGGGTACTGAAAAGCTACTTTTTATAGGCAAACTAGCATTGGGAGAGTCGATGTCTTAACATTAAGACCCTTCAGGGTTTTGGCAGGAGTCTTGCACTGGAAGAGTCAATGTCTTTAAATTAAGACCCTTCAGGGTTTTGGCAGGAGTAGGAAAGCAATCTCTACTAGTACATAGTTGATAGGTGCAACTCATGTATGAATTTCCTGTCCCCATCACCATTAGCTATATAAACTTCAAATACcaacattaaatttaaattcttaaaGTAACTTACATATTGTTGATAAGTATAAACATAAAAGAATTATCATATTAAAACCATCTTAATGGAAATATACATAGGAATtctcatattaaaataattatgataaaaaatcatcagaatttgttttatcactttttgaattatttaacgTTATTTagaaatatctttaaaaattttataaatctgtatagaattttttttttttttaaaaaaaaaaaccttatataGGATTCATTAAGTTTTAacccttttaaaattttaatattttattcaactcCTATGAgctaccaatatatatatatatatataaacttcagGGATTGAAGGAATCAAAGAACTAATAATAAAACCTTTACATTATTACGAAGACAGTTGAGATAGCAATGATATATGATGTGTAACTTTCAAATTCTAGGTTACATAATTTATGTAACTAAATAATCTTATTCTTACTTATAACTTGAGTCACAGCCACTTTAATGTGCTCTCTATCAACCTGGTCTTTACAAATGCCGTTATGATGGGTGGGGCTTAAGAGGGCTCACCACTGACATGGACACATGGTGATCAGGTCACCTTAAGTTGTAGCCAGCAAAAATAATTGGTCCACAGATCCAAATGATGTGTACCTTAATTAGTACAGTAGATTTTCTTGTCTTTCACACTCAGGAAATGGTATCTGCAACATCAATCAATCAGGATATGCCTCTTAggatattattatgtttcacaAATATTATACACTCTGAGAATGACTTCATGCAATTATGGATGTTGTTTTAAGGAATTTAAGGCTTGAGCTCAAAATGTTTCAGaatcatatatgtatatctgattgactttactttttttttttttttggtggtaattGTATATGAATAACTTGAAAAtggataaaaatatgaatagaaTTGACTGAAAATTGAATTCCCTAGAAGACTTAGAAAAGCTACTGCATTAAGTTAATTGGAAATTCCCATATAGTTGAACTTGAAGTGGAACACATGAGCTAGTTTCTCATGcatctattttactttttaacacCAAGATTGGTGATGGAGATCACTCTCTTTATTTGtacttttcttattatttattttttctgcagGCCAAAGCCATAGAGTTGTTACTCCTGAAGCCTGCATGAGCCTCAGTTATGGTAGGAGTACTGTCAGATTTTTTATACAGATCTTGTCTTTTATATAGACTACTTTAGAGGGTTTTTTTATATAGGGAAAATTAAGAAGCATTAAAGTGTCAATTTAGTGAAAATAGAATATGTTTTCTTAggaatttaatattatgtaaCCAGATGGGTCGGAAACAATTTCAGTGGGTTTCAATAGCTAATAAAGATGGACTTCACTATTTCAGATATGAGGTTCATTTGTAAGACAAATTGTAAATGAGATTTGTGGAAAGAAATTATGAAGTCAATGCCTATAGGATTATTTGTGACTTAGTTTGGTGGGAAGGAAAAGTGGAAGTtaaaaaatggagagaatggaGGAAAGCCCGTCGAATTAATATATAATGATGATaagaaatgataaaattataaatcagtcataagaaattttctttcctttccatcTTCCAATCAAacaaaggaaatatatatatttataaatacatatcatattttctttcatttttattgtatCAAACAAAATGGggattaaaatattcattttttccCCTCCTTTCACTTTTCCATCCCTCATATCCTTAATCCTTTCTTACATTTCCTCCTATCAAACAAAGGCATACATATTTGATGTATAATTCGAATTTCATGGCATGAAATTACTTGTAGGACACCTTTTTGTTGAGCAGAACCTTTTAATGGTTGTAGGTCAAATCTGCTCAAACATCAGGACATAGATAAATGTTAACAGCTTTTTGTTTAGACCAAAAAGAggcaagatattttttttttgttttcattgaaagaaaaaattctGAATTGACATAAAAGAAAGGCATTTAGCTCAATTTATAAGCAGGGTATTGCTTGGCCAATGTAATGGTTGTGTCACATATCAAAGCATCTCATACTAATTTTTATCCTAGCACAGTAAGGTTCAAatccaccatatatatatatatatatagatagagagagagaggggggggggggggggggggggggggggggtggtgtgtgtgtggaattaaaaaaataagtatatcCAACTTTGACTTAACTATAACTTTGTTTGTCTATATCCAAAGATTCTTTCTGGGTGTTTTCAGTCTTAGAAGTCCTAGTTAGCTTACTGGAATATGGTAGTCAAAATCAAACATTGTTAACCTTATAAATTACTTTCTTTTGAAGAATCCCACACCTCAAGTTTCACTTAATAAAATATCTCCTGGTCCCCCAACATAAAATTATCTTGAATCAATTCATTGGGGTATCATAAAATTGACTGCTAAGCAAATTGCTTGTGTTTTGGACcattttaataattgaaaagcGGGGGGGCGGGGTGGAAGGATGTGTGGGGTTGAGGGGTGGTGAGGAATGTAAAAGGTATCTAAAAACTTACAACTTTTCCATGTACTTGAAGCTGTTCATACACACAATTTTTTATAAGTAAATGAACGGAATGTAAAAGGTATCAAAAAACTTACAACTTTTCCATCTACTTGAAGCTGTTCATACACACAATTTTATAAGTAAATGAACATGAAGTTTATCTTATCCGAAAGATTTCCAAAATGCACTCACATTCCAAAAGTCTTCTCTGATACAAATACTTTTCATACACCCAAGCAAGGAaaccaaaaaatacaaaaagtgaaaaacaaaaGCTATTTATTCATAAAAGGGTCACGCAAGGGAAAAATAACTCTATACATGTGACTCAAGGGCAAATTTTTCTCTGCTTATCATGCATTCATAGTGGAAATTTTAAGATTGCAAAACCAAAGCTACAGCGTCCGTAATAACCAACTTTTTAAGTGTATGGTAATTTTGTTTTAGCTGTTAAACTTCTGTTCAGCCGCGCTTGTTGTGACCTGCATAAGCCAATAAAAACCATATTAACCATCTAAGTAGCTTCATGTTACagataaattgaaaaatgaagttgaaaaaaagCAAATGGAAATGTATAACAGTTCAAGGGGTATACAATAAAATTGATTACTCTAAATAAAGTTCCTATTATAGAATAACAAATCATCAAGATCACTGAGTTTAGGTTCTTAGATTCAAGACCAAAAAGGTGTTATTTTAAGTTTTGGTGTGTAGCAGAATTGTATTGTCCTTCAGTTAGGGTATGAAAACATTCTATGAAGTGTGTTGTGTGGAAGGTTTCATTGACATGCCAACCAGTTTAGGACAAGTTAATGCTATCGATGAAAAACTTACAATGCAGCACAGGCTCACagtctattttgatttttttttttttttttttttttttttttttttttttttttgaagccaTGCATTGTTATAAAACTTTTGATTATCATCATTAACAGCAATGAGAAAGTAGTATGGCcctattgtaaatttttttccatGCCATGTTAAAATTCGATTTTGATGCATGTTTAAACTACAAAGACAGACAAAGGGACTAGTTTCAGGTAACATGTTcagaatcaaaaagaaaaatccaatacTCACCCCTACTGATGTCACAAAATTGCAAACTGCACATTTCACAGATCTTGCTCCATATTGATACATCAATAGCATCCTGCAGTTCCCACAATTGACATGTGCTACCTGATTCGCTGTAACAATATAGATATAATGCATTTCATGTTTATTTCCAACTACGTTTGCcattgagaaaatatatttcaaagttTTCTTTCCAGGCAAGAAATTATTTAGTTAAAGGACGGGTAATAGAAGAAcacattaaaaatatagatatatatagatatatatatatataaaaaggtgAAATTGTGCTACTAATCTGTACCTTCCAGTGCAAGATTGACAGTGTGACAACAAGAACATTGAACGCTTGTTGCTCCCCGAATATACATGAGTAAGGTATGGCAGCCTCCACAAACCAGTTGAGCCATTTCTGTGCCTGTTTAGAGTTACACAGAAAATGTTAGAGGTGGTATGGtctaaaaacatacaaaattttCGACTCTACTAATCAAATTGAGCTTCAACCAACATAATCTGTTAAAAGAATAATGGAAGGTAaggaaatcaaaatcaaatgagAAAGAAGAAATACCAGGAGGTGGCACAGCAGTTACTGCATTGCAAACAGCACAGCAAACCGAGGTTGCTCCCACCGGGTAGACTAAGAGGTTTCGACATCCAGAGCATACAAGCTGGCTTTGTGCACCTGATGATGACCAAATATTAGCATAGTAAACTAGATTAGTGACTAATGTATCATTTTACATATGCATTCAAATGTATGTATGAACATGTTTCATTGCAAAACCAGAATATCCTTTTTTCATTGGATTCAATCTTCCATCGGCATAGTTCCATTTCCcccaatcaatttttttacaatCAGAAATTAGTAATCacttttttttggctttcaatTTGCCTAGTTTTCCCCAAACCACTAGATGGTTTtgtttaaaaagtaattaaactgTATAATAAGATTATCTGATTGCTGAGAAGACAGAGgagatggaagaaaaaaaaaataaaaaaataaatcttattgcACAATCTTATTATCATTAAGGACATGCAATCTATTTGTCAAAACACCAGAGAGACAATTCACATTGTTCCAAAGCCAATTCTTTATTATAAGCTTACAGATTCGTAAAAAATACCATTTGCAGGTGGTGTATATGGTGCTGGAGGAGATGGATAGGGAGCAAGTGGAACTGGCATTCTAAATCTTACAAAGAGGCACTCTTTCTCTTCCAAAGCTTTTAGAAGCTTGCTGCCTCAGACACAGAGAAAATCACATTCTTACCATATCTGAAACacagaaaaaagtgaaaaagggTCTCAATGGCACAAACAAGGATTATTCATTTTGCCAAAAGAATTCcaagaaaatttcattaaaaaaaaaaaaaaaaaaaacagagcgtGGAGAATCATAAAAGTGTCAGAAAAATAACATTACCCCAGAAAAGAGAAACCAAATACCCAAATTGACAAGCTTTAAAGCAAAGCCAATATTAGAATTATACCTCTGGTTAGTTTTTTAGGTGATTCCCAGAAATATAGAAGAAACCTGAAAGACACTTTTACAAGAGAGCTATGGAGTTAGAGTTGAAAAATGGGAAGTGGGGCAAACACACAACTTTGCAAGTTGTAACAACTAGTGTGGGGATGGATAGAGAGAGAGGATATAATTGAAACATTGATGGCCAAAGTAGAGTgacaaatagaaaataaaaaataaataaataaaaaagagggtGGTGTTAAAAATAGATTTGTTACCTTTTTCCCCACCCCGAGTTCATCTTTAAAGGTGCAATGGAACTTTTAAAGTTCTGTTTAGAACAGCTTAATTGGCAACCAtcgataataattttaaattttgatttaaagtttgaaaaaaaaaaaaaaactcatgcaTTTATCAGGAACAGTTTAATTAACAAACA comes from Ziziphus jujuba cultivar Dongzao chromosome 6, ASM3175591v1 and encodes:
- the LOC107403596 gene encoding protein LOL1, translated to MPVPLAPYPSPPAPYTPPANGAQSQLVCSGCRNLLVYPVGATSVCCAVCNAVTAVPPPGTEMAQLVCGGCHTLLMYIRGATSVQCSCCHTVNLALEANQVAHVNCGNCRMLLMYQYGARSVKCAVCNFVTSVGVTTSAAEQKFNS
- the LOC107403595 gene encoding ferredoxin C 2, chloroplastic, with protein sequence MELGIPCYSCTSVYGKPALNRKTTTPKTHTYHFNPSKFRRKTTSELQTTPVEVTGRAGNSYPASIPTHKVTVHDRQRGVVHEFVVPEDQYILHTAESQNISLPFACRHGCCTSCAVRIKSGEIRQPNALGISAELKSKGYALLCVGFPTSDLEVETQDEDEVYWLQFGRYFARGPIDRDDYALELAMGDE